The sequence TGTTACATTTGACTGTCATTATTATTCTCCTGCCTTGATGTTCTCAATTGTTTCATTCAACGCATCAACTGTTGTAACTGTGTACATCTTTGCTTCTGGAAGTGTCTTCTTAACAAATCCTGTAAGTGTCTTTCCTGCTCCTACCTCGATAAATGTGTCTATTCCGTCAGCCCACATATTCTTTAATGTATCCTCAAACCTTACACTTGAAGAAGCCTGAAGTGCTATTGTTTCTATAATCTGTGCTGTATCCTGTGGATAAGGCTTTCCTGTTCTGTTGGCATATATCTCTGTCTGTGGAGCATTAATTGTCATTACCTTAAGTGCCTTCTCAAGTTCTTCACTTGCATCCTTCATATAAGGAGTATGGAATGCACCGCTTACTGCAAGCTTAACTGCCCTGCCGCCTTTTTCCTTGATTGCTTCACAGAATGCGTCTATCTCTTCAGCACTTCCTGCACATGAAATCTGTCCAGGACAATTATAATTAACCGGCCAGATTTCCTTGAATTCCTTACATGTCTCTTCAACAACTTCTGGAGCAAGCTTAAGTGCTGCTGCCATTCCGCCTGCATACTTTGTAGAAAGCTCACCCATCTTGGTTCCTCTGATAACTACCAGTTTAAATGCGTCCTCTATTGATAAAACTCCTGCATAAGCAAGCGCCGGAATCTCTCCAAGTGAAAATCCTGCTACAGCGTCAGCCTTAATTCCGGCATCCTTAAGCGCATTGGCAAATGCAAGGTCTGTAAGGAAAAGTGCCGGCTGTGTATTCTCTGTCTTGGTAAGCTCCTCGCCTTCTCCTTCAAAGCACACCTTAACTGTTCCCGGGCGGAGCGACTCCCCCAAATCATATAATTTCTTTGCATCAGAATCTGAATCGTATAGGTCTTTGCCCATTCCTACATACTGTGCACCCTGACCTGAAAATAATACTGCTATTTTTCCCATTACTTTATTCCTCCGTTCCATATATATCCTTACGGTCTACTGTTGTAAATGTCATGCTTCCCTTTGCGTACACATTGCCATCTACCTTAACTACTGCGTCAAATGATGCGAGAACCTTGTTGATTCTTGTAGCTGTAACTGTAATATCAAGTGTATCTCCTGGAATAACAGGCTTTACAAACTTGAATCCGTCTACTTTAAGAAGCACATATAACTTGCCCTCTTCCCTGCTCTTTCCTCCATCATCGATTACAAGTGAGCAGAGCTGGGCGCAGCTTTCAATTATAAGTACGCCCGGCATTATAGGTGCGTCGGGAAAATGTCCCATAAAATATGGTTCATTAATTGATACATTTTTAATACCTCTGGCACTTACATTAGGCTCAAGCTCTAACACCTTCTCAATCATCTGGAAAGGTGGGCGCTGTCCGATTCTTTTATTAATCTCAAATATGTTCATCATAATGATAATCCTCCATCAAGCACGATAACCTGACCTGTTACATATGAAAATGCGTCTGAGCAAAGTGATGATACAACATTTGCAACATCTTCTGCCTTTCCTAACTTATGCATTGGGATTGCGTCTAAATACTCTTTCTTCTTCTCTTCTGGAATTGCATCCAGCATCTCTGTCTCTATAAATCCCGGTGCTACTGCATTTACACGGATTCCGTAACCCGCAAGCTCCTTAGCCATTGTCTGTGTCATTGAATTAACAGCACCCTTTGTTGCACTGTATACAGACTGTCCCGGAAGTGCGAATTTCGAGCTGACTGATGACATGTTGATGATGACACCGCTCTTCTTTCTGAACATTTTAAGTACTGCCTGCTGTGCGCAGTAGAAGTAACCCTTAACATTTAAGTCCATGCATGTATCAAGTGTATCCTTGTTGAGCATGAGAAGGTACTCATCTCTTACAATTCCTGCGTTGTTTACGAGTACATCTATTCCGCCAAGCTCCTTACTTACATCTTTAACCATCTGCTTAACCTGATTAAGGTCTGAAACATCTGCTTTATATGTTATGGCTGTTCCGCCTGCTGCCACGATTTCATCAAGAACCTTCTGTGCCTGTTCCTCTGAATGACTGTAATTGATGACTACGGCATATCCGTCTTTTGCCAGACGTATAGCACAAGCCTTTCCAATACCACGGGAAGCTCCTGTAACTAATGCTACTTTCATATCTGTGTGTCCTTTCTTTAAGAAAATGTCAGTTCTTTGTCATGGGCATCTGCCCCTGCTTCATTACTTGCTG is a genomic window of [Eubacterium] eligens ATCC 27750 containing:
- a CDS encoding ACP S-malonyltransferase; translated protein: MGKIAVLFSGQGAQYVGMGKDLYDSDSDAKKLYDLGESLRPGTVKVCFEGEGEELTKTENTQPALFLTDLAFANALKDAGIKADAVAGFSLGEIPALAYAGVLSIEDAFKLVVIRGTKMGELSTKYAGGMAAALKLAPEVVEETCKEFKEIWPVNYNCPGQISCAGSAEEIDAFCEAIKEKGGRAVKLAVSGAFHTPYMKDASEELEKALKVMTINAPQTEIYANRTGKPYPQDTAQIIETIALQASSSVRFEDTLKNMWADGIDTFIEVGAGKTLTGFVKKTLPEAKMYTVTTVDALNETIENIKAGE
- the fabZ gene encoding 3-hydroxyacyl-ACP dehydratase FabZ: MMNIFEINKRIGQRPPFQMIEKVLELEPNVSARGIKNVSINEPYFMGHFPDAPIMPGVLIIESCAQLCSLVIDDGGKSREEGKLYVLLKVDGFKFVKPVIPGDTLDITVTATRINKVLASFDAVVKVDGNVYAKGSMTFTTVDRKDIYGTEE
- a CDS encoding SDR family NAD(P)-dependent oxidoreductase, which gives rise to MKVALVTGASRGIGKACAIRLAKDGYAVVINYSHSEEQAQKVLDEIVAAGGTAITYKADVSDLNQVKQMVKDVSKELGGIDVLVNNAGIVRDEYLLMLNKDTLDTCMDLNVKGYFYCAQQAVLKMFRKKSGVIINMSSVSSKFALPGQSVYSATKGAVNSMTQTMAKELAGYGIRVNAVAPGFIETEMLDAIPEEKKKEYLDAIPMHKLGKAEDVANVVSSLCSDAFSYVTGQVIVLDGGLSL